A section of the Pseudomonas sp. Q1-7 genome encodes:
- a CDS encoding aminotransferase-like domain-containing protein, with the protein MLMLDPASVTPLVSQIVEGIALAIHEQRLRPGAKLPSIRKFAESHGVSHFTVAEAYDRLVARGCLNTVPNAGYYVRGQVAEDARDAEDAPEFDFDAHLLLHKAFQPLGMELRPGIGLLPEHWIDSEGLLRGLRSLARENPIQYGNYGQSKGNQRLRGKLADRLADAGVAAGPEQLLLTSGASQALDLAVRYLVQRGDPVLVDEPGYQHLFLNLRLQGARLLGVPRTVDGLDLERLEQLASEHRPKVYFTQARLHSPTGTSLSLAASHRLLQLAEKYDFLIVENDIYADLDPSGQLVLANLDQLARVIYISSLSKVIAPALRVGFIAAHPELIEELVPLKIVSGLTSSELTETLALDILLQGRQRKHVRQLREQLSEAHESVARRLEAAGLELFHEPHAGMFLWARHRAVADATQLARQAKEAKILLFPGQLFMPDGRNVPWMRFNVGHSLDARLYEFLARQN; encoded by the coding sequence TTGTTAATGCTTGATCCCGCCTCGGTCACGCCTCTGGTTTCTCAGATAGTGGAGGGGATAGCGCTGGCCATCCATGAGCAGCGCTTACGTCCGGGGGCCAAGCTGCCTTCTATCCGCAAGTTCGCCGAGAGCCACGGCGTTAGCCACTTCACCGTTGCCGAGGCCTACGATCGCCTCGTGGCCCGCGGCTGCCTGAACACCGTGCCCAATGCCGGCTATTACGTGCGCGGCCAGGTCGCTGAGGATGCGCGCGACGCGGAGGATGCTCCGGAGTTTGACTTCGATGCCCACCTGCTGTTGCACAAGGCGTTCCAACCGCTTGGAATGGAACTGCGCCCCGGCATTGGCCTTCTGCCCGAGCACTGGATAGACAGTGAGGGTCTGTTGCGCGGCCTGCGGAGCCTGGCGCGCGAGAATCCTATTCAGTACGGCAACTACGGCCAGAGCAAAGGCAACCAGCGCCTTCGTGGCAAGCTTGCCGACCGCCTGGCTGACGCAGGAGTTGCCGCCGGTCCCGAACAACTACTGCTGACCAGCGGTGCCAGCCAGGCGCTTGATCTGGCAGTTCGGTACCTGGTGCAACGCGGCGATCCGGTATTGGTGGATGAGCCCGGATACCAGCACCTCTTCCTCAACCTGCGCCTGCAGGGTGCCCGGCTGCTGGGTGTTCCTCGCACCGTCGATGGCCTGGACCTGGAGCGTTTGGAGCAACTGGCAAGCGAGCACCGGCCGAAGGTCTATTTCACTCAGGCACGACTGCATAGCCCTACCGGGACCAGCCTGTCCCTTGCTGCAAGCCATCGCTTGCTGCAATTGGCGGAGAAATACGATTTCCTGATTGTCGAGAATGACATCTACGCTGACCTCGATCCCTCCGGTCAATTGGTGCTGGCTAACCTCGATCAGTTGGCACGGGTGATCTACATCAGCAGCCTGTCCAAGGTAATTGCCCCTGCGCTGCGGGTTGGCTTCATAGCAGCGCACCCGGAGCTGATTGAGGAATTGGTGCCGCTGAAGATCGTTAGCGGCCTGACCAGTTCGGAGCTCACCGAGACTCTGGCTCTGGACATTCTGCTCCAGGGCCGCCAACGCAAACACGTGCGCCAGCTGCGCGAACAGCTCAGCGAGGCTCACGAAAGCGTGGCGCGGCGCCTTGAGGCGGCCGGTCTGGAGCTTTTCCACGAACCGCACGCCGGCATGTTCCTCTGGGCCCGCCACAGGGCAGTGGCTGACGCGACGCAACTCGCCCGGCAAGCCAAGGAAGCGAAGATCCTTCTGTTCCCTGGCCAGCTGTTTATGCCTGATGGCCGCAATGTACCTTGGATGCGCTTCAATGTTGGCCACTCATTGGACGCGCGACTCTACGAATTCCTGGCTCGACAGAACTGA
- a CDS encoding ABC transporter substrate-binding protein — translation MKKTLIATLMMGLTSYALAADVTVISFGGTAKETQTEAYYKPFEKASGNKVIAGEYNGEMGMIKAMVDVGNVSWDVVQVEGSEVLRGCDEGLFEQLDQKRLGNSSDFIQGTFSDCGAGLLVWSMVMAYDAKRLPTAPTGWADFWDTQKFPGKRALRKGAKYNLEIALLADGVPKEDLYKVLSTPAGIDRAFRKLDQIKSSVQWWESGAQPLQFLASGDVVMSAAYNGRVFAAQGEGAPMKMVWNGSIYAIDYWAIPKGSPDKQAAEDFIALSLRPEQQKIFTTKMGYGSTNLKTTALLDPALQERLNTSPENLEQAVPLDFAFWVDHGEDLEERFNAWAAR, via the coding sequence ATGAAAAAAACGCTAATTGCGACCCTGATGATGGGCCTGACTTCTTACGCCTTGGCCGCTGACGTGACGGTGATTTCGTTTGGCGGCACCGCCAAGGAAACGCAGACCGAGGCGTACTACAAGCCTTTTGAAAAGGCCTCCGGCAACAAGGTGATCGCCGGCGAATACAACGGTGAGATGGGCATGATCAAGGCCATGGTCGATGTCGGCAACGTCTCCTGGGATGTGGTCCAAGTCGAGGGATCAGAGGTGCTCCGTGGCTGCGACGAGGGGTTGTTCGAGCAACTGGATCAGAAGCGGCTGGGCAACTCCAGCGACTTTATTCAAGGAACCTTTTCCGACTGCGGTGCTGGCCTGTTGGTCTGGTCGATGGTCATGGCCTACGACGCCAAGCGCCTACCCACCGCACCGACCGGTTGGGCAGATTTCTGGGACACGCAGAAATTCCCTGGCAAGCGTGCGCTGCGCAAGGGTGCCAAGTACAACCTAGAGATCGCCTTGTTGGCTGATGGCGTGCCAAAGGAAGACTTGTACAAGGTGCTGTCCACTCCCGCAGGCATAGATCGTGCCTTCCGCAAGCTGGACCAAATCAAGTCGTCGGTCCAGTGGTGGGAATCTGGCGCACAACCCTTGCAGTTCCTGGCCAGCGGCGACGTGGTAATGAGTGCAGCCTACAACGGCCGGGTGTTTGCTGCGCAGGGGGAAGGTGCGCCAATGAAGATGGTGTGGAACGGCAGCATCTACGCCATCGACTATTGGGCAATCCCCAAAGGTAGTCCGGACAAGCAAGCGGCCGAGGATTTCATAGCCTTATCGTTGCGTCCTGAGCAGCAGAAGATCTTCACCACGAAAATGGGCTACGGCTCAACCAACCTGAAAACCACTGCGCTACTCGATCCAGCTCTACAGGAACGTCTGAATACTTCCCCGGAGAACTTGGAGCAGGCGGTGCCGCTGGACTTCGCCTTCTGGGTTGACCACGGCGAGGACTTGGAAGAGCGCTTCAACGCTTGGGCTGCCAGGTAA
- the gabD gene encoding NADP-dependent succinate-semialdehyde dehydrogenase, which translates to MLSNPILFRQQAYIDGAWVDSSNGLTIKVNNPATGEFIGTVPRLGAAETRLAIEAADRALPAWRALTAKERAAKLRRWFELLMTNLEDLARLMTMEQGKPLVESRSEIAYAASFIEWFAEEGKRIYGDTIPAHQSDKRLLVLKQPIGVTAAITPWNFPAAMITRKAGPALAAGCTMVIKPASQTPFSALAMAALAEQAGIPRGVLSVVTGSAGEVGGELTSNPIVRKLSFTGSTEIGRQLMAECAKDIKKVSLELGGNAPFIVFEDADLDAAVEGALASKYRNAGQTCVCANRLYIHDGVYDAFTDKLKLAVAKLKIGNGLDEGITTGPLIDEKAIAKVEEHIVDAVALGACVVAGGNRIGGNFFEPTILVNVPANAKVAKEETFGPLAPLFRFTNEADLIAQANDTEYGLAAYFYSRDLGRVFRVGEALEYGIVGVNTGIISSETAPFGGIKASGIGREGSKYGIEDYLEIKYLCLGGI; encoded by the coding sequence ATGCTCAGCAATCCGATCTTGTTTCGTCAGCAGGCCTATATTGATGGCGCCTGGGTTGATTCGAGCAATGGTCTAACCATCAAGGTCAATAACCCTGCCACTGGCGAATTCATCGGTACTGTTCCCAGGCTGGGGGCTGCAGAAACTCGTTTGGCAATTGAGGCCGCGGATCGCGCATTACCTGCTTGGCGAGCCTTGACGGCCAAGGAGCGGGCAGCAAAATTGCGCCGCTGGTTTGAGTTGCTGATGACAAACCTTGAGGATCTTGCGCGTCTGATGACGATGGAGCAGGGGAAGCCTCTTGTTGAGTCCCGAAGCGAGATTGCATACGCGGCCTCATTCATTGAGTGGTTTGCTGAGGAAGGTAAGCGCATTTACGGTGACACCATTCCTGCGCATCAGTCCGATAAGCGTCTGCTTGTCCTTAAGCAGCCAATAGGTGTTACCGCAGCTATTACGCCGTGGAACTTCCCGGCTGCGATGATTACCCGAAAGGCAGGGCCAGCATTAGCGGCCGGTTGCACTATGGTCATCAAACCCGCATCCCAGACGCCTTTCTCTGCACTGGCGATGGCTGCTTTGGCTGAACAGGCCGGAATTCCGCGCGGTGTACTGAGTGTGGTGACTGGCAGCGCTGGTGAGGTTGGCGGTGAGCTGACCAGTAATCCCATCGTGCGCAAGTTGTCTTTCACTGGCTCCACCGAGATCGGTCGGCAGCTTATGGCTGAGTGCGCGAAAGACATCAAAAAGGTGTCCCTGGAGCTTGGCGGAAACGCGCCCTTCATCGTTTTTGAGGATGCGGATCTGGATGCGGCGGTGGAGGGGGCTCTAGCGTCGAAATATCGCAATGCTGGCCAGACATGTGTATGCGCCAATCGTTTGTACATCCATGATGGTGTTTATGACGCATTCACTGACAAACTCAAACTCGCTGTGGCAAAGCTGAAGATTGGCAATGGCCTCGATGAAGGTATAACAACTGGCCCTCTTATTGATGAGAAAGCCATTGCCAAAGTGGAAGAGCACATTGTGGATGCAGTCGCTCTGGGAGCATGTGTCGTCGCTGGTGGCAACAGGATTGGCGGGAATTTCTTCGAGCCTACGATCCTTGTAAATGTCCCCGCCAATGCAAAGGTTGCCAAAGAGGAAACCTTTGGGCCGCTCGCGCCGTTGTTCCGCTTCACTAATGAGGCCGATTTAATCGCTCAAGCGAATGACACCGAATATGGCTTGGCTGCGTATTTTTACTCGCGCGATCTGGGTCGAGTTTTCCGCGTTGGTGAAGCCTTGGAGTACGGAATTGTCGGGGTTAATACCGGGATAATTTCATCTGAAACAGCACCCTTTGGCGGTATTAAGGCATCTGGTATTGGGCGTGAGGGATCCAAGTATGGGATTGAAGATTATCTAGAGATCAAATATCTCTGCCTTGGCGGAATTTGA
- a CDS encoding pyridoxal phosphate-dependent aminotransferase — translation MRYSNLTQRIAGDGAAAWTIHYRAQERIEKGDDILLLSQGDPDFDTPAPIVQAAIDSLLAGNTHYPEVRGQRKFREAIARRHTSRSGHAVEANNVVVLAGAQCALYCVTQCVLNPGDEVIVAEPMYVTYEAVFGACGAKVIPVSVRSENGFRVQAEDVAALITPRTRAIALNSPHNPSGASLPRATWEAIAELCIRHDLWVISDEVYSELLYDGEHISPASLPGMAERTATINSLSKSHAMTGWRVGWVVGPLELCEHLENLALCMLYGSPDFVQDAACTALEANLPEVEAMRDAYRQRRDLVIDCLKDSAGIRTVRPDGGMFVMVDIRATGLSAQEFSNLLLDHHGVSVLAGEAFGPSAAGHIRLGLVLGEEPLREACRRIALCAADLLKEKRYA, via the coding sequence ATGCGCTATTCAAATCTAACCCAACGCATCGCCGGCGATGGAGCCGCCGCGTGGACTATTCACTATCGTGCTCAAGAGCGTATCGAAAAAGGGGATGACATCCTTCTCCTGTCCCAAGGTGATCCGGACTTCGATACTCCTGCCCCTATCGTACAGGCAGCCATCGACAGCCTGCTGGCGGGTAACACTCATTACCCTGAAGTTCGTGGGCAGCGAAAGTTTCGCGAAGCGATTGCGCGCCGTCACACGTCTCGTAGTGGCCATGCAGTCGAGGCGAACAACGTCGTAGTCCTGGCTGGGGCGCAGTGCGCTCTCTACTGCGTAACGCAGTGCGTACTTAACCCCGGGGACGAGGTAATCGTCGCTGAGCCGATGTACGTCACGTACGAAGCGGTGTTTGGTGCTTGTGGCGCCAAGGTGATCCCAGTTTCGGTGCGTTCAGAGAATGGTTTTCGGGTGCAGGCAGAGGACGTTGCAGCACTGATCACGCCGCGCACCCGCGCAATAGCGCTGAACAGTCCGCATAACCCGTCCGGTGCGAGCTTGCCTCGAGCGACTTGGGAGGCGATAGCCGAACTATGCATCCGTCATGACCTATGGGTGATCTCCGACGAGGTCTATAGCGAGCTGCTTTACGATGGCGAGCACATAAGCCCTGCCAGCCTGCCGGGCATGGCCGAGCGCACAGCGACCATCAATAGCCTTTCGAAGTCTCATGCCATGACTGGTTGGCGGGTTGGTTGGGTCGTTGGGCCGTTGGAGCTTTGCGAGCACCTGGAGAATCTTGCTCTGTGCATGCTCTATGGTTCGCCAGATTTCGTACAAGACGCAGCCTGCACGGCGCTGGAGGCAAACCTGCCGGAAGTAGAGGCAATGCGTGATGCCTATCGTCAACGCCGTGACCTGGTCATCGATTGTCTGAAGGATAGTGCTGGCATTCGAACTGTCCGACCGGATGGGGGGATGTTCGTCATGGTCGACATCCGTGCCACTGGTCTCTCGGCGCAAGAATTCTCCAACCTTTTGCTGGATCACCACGGTGTGTCCGTACTGGCCGGCGAGGCCTTCGGCCCTAGCGCCGCCGGGCATATCCGACTGGGTCTTGTACTTGGCGAAGAGCCACTGCGCGAGGCCTGCCGGCGCATCGCCCTGTGCGCCGCGGATCTGTTGAAGGAGAAACGCTATGCATGA
- a CDS encoding MFS transporter, translated as MSRPAVTNTVNSLPVLLLALTIGAFAIGLDTFVVIGSLAEISRSLAISIDAAGWIISTYAFCYAVFAPLNAWLFRGWKRRNVLLLSTCIFTIGNLLCAIGLNFEMVILGRVVSAFGAAMFTPAATTLTTVLLPPERKGFALSLIFGGMTVSQAVGVPVTSWIAEAFGWRYAFYFVTLFGLIALMLLTIILSGISHASPQIKKQALQMDVPKVIYGLLSVTFMIVAAEFVVYSYLSVLLSDTKFGIIPVLPSVLFAYGVGAVVGNIATGYLTDRIGPANVLLGAILTQTGLLIALVTLRDNGPLVIGIGLLWGIVSYMYLVPIQHRLLSYAGKQSSIFLAINSSIIYIGIGAGGWIGGLLLTRLGIPFLAIFTGIVGLSALASAVIVMRRPVNNSATGDALSQVS; from the coding sequence ATGTCGAGGCCCGCTGTGACTAATACAGTCAATAGTCTACCAGTCTTATTGCTCGCTTTAACGATTGGCGCCTTTGCAATCGGCCTTGACACTTTCGTAGTTATAGGTTCGTTGGCCGAAATCTCTCGCAGCCTAGCGATTTCTATTGACGCAGCTGGGTGGATAATTTCCACTTACGCCTTTTGTTATGCCGTATTTGCTCCGTTAAACGCATGGCTATTCCGTGGTTGGAAACGCAGAAATGTCCTGCTGCTCTCAACGTGTATCTTTACGATCGGGAACCTTCTGTGCGCAATCGGCCTTAACTTTGAAATGGTTATTCTTGGTCGCGTAGTTTCCGCCTTCGGAGCTGCGATGTTCACGCCGGCTGCAACCACACTTACAACAGTACTTCTGCCTCCTGAACGAAAAGGCTTTGCACTATCGCTAATATTCGGTGGCATGACGGTCTCACAAGCCGTTGGTGTGCCAGTGACGTCCTGGATTGCCGAGGCTTTCGGCTGGCGCTATGCGTTTTACTTTGTCACGCTGTTCGGTTTGATCGCCCTGATGCTCCTCACAATCATCTTGTCCGGAATCTCCCACGCTAGCCCCCAGATCAAAAAGCAGGCCCTACAGATGGATGTTCCGAAGGTGATATACGGATTACTTTCCGTTACCTTCATGATCGTGGCAGCAGAATTCGTCGTTTATTCTTATCTCAGCGTTCTGTTGTCTGATACAAAATTTGGAATCATTCCGGTCTTACCGAGCGTGCTGTTCGCCTATGGTGTCGGCGCCGTGGTTGGTAATATCGCCACCGGCTACCTGACGGACAGGATCGGCCCGGCCAACGTTCTTCTTGGTGCAATCCTGACACAGACCGGTCTGCTGATTGCGCTGGTTACTCTCCGGGACAATGGGCCTTTGGTCATCGGAATCGGCCTCCTATGGGGCATTGTCAGCTACATGTACCTGGTTCCGATTCAGCATCGCTTGTTGAGTTACGCCGGCAAGCAGTCGAGTATTTTTCTAGCGATCAACAGTTCGATCATCTACATCGGCATCGGGGCCGGAGGCTGGATAGGCGGTCTATTGCTCACGAGGCTGGGAATCCCCTTCCTTGCGATATTTACAGGCATTGTCGGGCTGTCGGCCCTGGCAAGCGCTGTCATAGTGATGCGGCGTCCAGTTAACAACTCCGCCACAGGCGACGCTCTGTCGCAAGTATCCTGA
- a CDS encoding aminotransferase-like domain-containing protein, translating to MLMLDPTSVTPLVSQIVEGIALAIQEQRLRPGAKLPSIRKFAESHGVSHFTVAEAYDRLVARGCLNTVPNAGYYVRGQVAEDARDAEDAPEFDFDAHLLLHKAFQPLGMELRPGIGLLPEHWIDSEGLLRGLRSLARENPIQYGNYGQSKGNQRLRGKLADRLADAGVAAGPEQLLLTSGASQALDLAVRYLVQRGDPVLVDEPGYQHLFLNLRLQGARLLGVPRTVDGLDLERLEQLASEHRPKVYFTQARLHSPTGTSLSLAASHRLLQLAEKYDFLIVENDIYADLDPSGQLVLANLDQLARVIYISSLSKVIAPALRVGFIAAHPELIEELVPLKIVSGLTSSELTETLALDILLQGRQRKHVRQLREQLSEAHESVARRLEAAGLELFHEPHAGMFLWARHRAVADATQLARQAKEAKILLFPGQLFMPDGRNVPWMRFNVGHSLDARLYEFLARQN from the coding sequence TTGTTAATGCTTGATCCCACCTCGGTCACTCCTCTGGTGTCTCAGATCGTGGAGGGGATAGCGCTGGCCATCCAGGAGCAGCGCTTACGTCCGGGGGCCAAGCTGCCTTCCATCCGCAAGTTCGCCGAGAGCCACGGCGTTAGCCACTTCACCGTTGCCGAGGCCTACGATCGCCTCGTGGCCCGCGGCTGCCTGAACACCGTGCCCAATGCCGGCTATTACGTGCGCGGCCAGGTCGCTGAGGATGCGCGCGACGCGGAGGATGCTCCGGAGTTTGACTTCGATGCCCACCTGCTGTTGCACAAGGCGTTCCAGCCGCTTGGAATGGAACTGCGCCCCGGCATTGGCCTTCTGCCCGAGCACTGGATAGACAGTGAGGGTCTGTTGCGCGGCCTGCGGAGCCTGGCGCGCGAGAATCCTATTCAGTACGGCAACTACGGCCAGAGCAAAGGCAACCAGCGCCTTCGTGGCAAGCTTGCCGACCGCCTGGCTGACGCAGGAGTTGCCGCCGGTCCCGAACAACTACTGCTGACCAGCGGTGCCAGCCAGGCGCTTGATCTGGCAGTTCGGTACCTGGTGCAACGCGGCGATCCGGTATTGGTGGATGAGCCCGGATACCAGCACCTCTTCCTCAACCTGCGCCTGCAGGGTGCCCGGCTGCTGGGTGTTCCTCGCACCGTCGATGGCCTGGACCTGGAGCGTTTGGAGCAACTGGCAAGCGAGCACCGGCCGAAGGTCTATTTCACTCAGGCACGACTGCATAGCCCTACCGGGACCAGCCTGTCCCTTGCTGCAAGCCATCGCTTGCTGCAATTGGCGGAGAAATACGATTTCCTGATTGTCGAGAATGACATCTACGCTGACCTCGATCCCTCCGGTCAATTGGTGCTGGCTAACCTCGATCAGTTGGCACGGGTGATCTACATCAGCAGCCTGTCCAAGGTAATTGCCCCTGCGCTGCGGGTTGGCTTCATAGCAGCGCACCCGGAGCTGATTGAGGAATTGGTGCCGCTGAAGATCGTTAGCGGCCTGACCAGTTCGGAGCTCACCGAGACTCTGGCTCTGGACATTCTGCTCCAGGGCCGCCAACGCAAACACGTGCGCCAGCTGCGCGAACAGCTCAGCGAGGCTCACGAAAGCGTGGCGCGGCGCCTTGAGGCGGCCGGTCTGGAGCTTTTCCACGAACCGCACGCCGGCATGTTCCTCTGGGCCCGCCACAGGGCAGTGGCTGACGCGACGCAACTCGCCCGGCAAGCCAAGGAAGCGAAGATCCTTCTGTTCCCTGGCCAGCTGTTTATGCCTGATGGCCGCAATGTACCTTGGATGCGCTTCAATGTTGGCCACTCATTGGACGCGCGACTCTACGAATTCCTGGCTCGACAGAACTGA
- a CDS encoding aldehyde dehydrogenase family protein produces the protein MHDRLQLYIDGAWVVPQGPGLAEVQNPDTEEVIGRVPLGGEADVNRAVDAARRAFPAWSRTPSSVRAGYIRALANKLKAHADEMAALITAELGMPVQWCRMVQVDGPIQGLESYIDQAAHMDKVREVGNSLVVKEPVGVCAFINPWNYPLHQLIGKLAPALAAGCTVVVKPSQDTPLHAFLLADMIHAIGLPAGVFNLVSGPGSKVGEALARHPEVDMVSFTGSTGAGIKVSEAAAQTVKRVCLELGGKSPFLITADADLDAAVRFGVRDVMINSGQTCTALTRMLLPASRYAEALEIARAEAEALKLGDPLNAESFLGPMCSAGQRRTVLDYIRVGQEEGARMICGGAERPFGLDRGHYVQPTLFADVNNQMRIAREEIFGPVLCMIPYADEAEALRIANDSPFGLSSAVWAGDREQGLHLARQMRAGQCFVNGGAFNYRAPFGGYKQSGNGREWGEEGLAEFVEHKAIQL, from the coding sequence ATGCATGATCGTCTGCAGCTATACATTGACGGCGCCTGGGTGGTACCGCAGGGGCCGGGTCTGGCCGAGGTGCAGAATCCAGACACCGAGGAGGTCATTGGCCGCGTGCCGCTGGGCGGTGAAGCCGACGTGAACCGCGCGGTAGATGCCGCTCGGCGAGCTTTCCCAGCCTGGTCGCGGACGCCTTCCAGTGTGCGTGCCGGCTACATCCGAGCCCTGGCCAATAAACTCAAGGCACACGCCGATGAGATGGCTGCACTGATCACCGCAGAGCTGGGCATGCCAGTTCAGTGGTGCCGTATGGTCCAAGTGGACGGGCCCATCCAGGGGTTGGAGAGTTACATTGACCAAGCCGCGCACATGGACAAGGTGCGTGAGGTGGGCAACTCGTTGGTGGTGAAGGAGCCGGTTGGTGTCTGCGCCTTCATCAACCCCTGGAATTACCCCCTGCATCAACTGATCGGTAAGCTCGCCCCGGCTTTGGCCGCCGGCTGTACAGTGGTGGTCAAGCCGAGTCAGGACACTCCGCTGCATGCTTTCTTACTGGCCGACATGATTCACGCCATCGGCCTGCCGGCAGGGGTTTTCAACTTGGTCAGTGGACCAGGCTCGAAAGTCGGCGAAGCCCTGGCGCGGCATCCTGAGGTGGACATGGTGTCCTTCACCGGCTCAACCGGCGCTGGCATCAAGGTGTCGGAAGCTGCAGCGCAGACGGTGAAGCGTGTGTGCTTGGAGCTGGGGGGCAAGTCGCCTTTCCTGATCACTGCGGATGCTGATCTGGACGCTGCCGTGCGCTTCGGTGTGCGGGACGTGATGATCAACTCCGGGCAGACCTGTACTGCGTTGACCCGCATGCTGCTGCCAGCCAGCCGCTATGCCGAAGCGCTGGAAATCGCGCGCGCTGAGGCTGAAGCACTGAAGCTGGGCGACCCGCTTAATGCAGAGAGTTTCCTCGGCCCAATGTGCTCAGCTGGCCAGCGCCGTACTGTCCTGGACTACATTCGGGTGGGCCAGGAAGAGGGCGCACGCATGATCTGCGGTGGTGCTGAACGACCATTCGGCCTCGATCGTGGCCACTACGTGCAGCCAACCCTTTTCGCCGACGTGAACAACCAGATGCGCATAGCCCGCGAGGAAATCTTCGGACCGGTGCTCTGCATGATCCCCTATGCCGATGAGGCCGAAGCGTTGCGCATTGCAAACGACTCGCCGTTCGGCTTGTCCAGTGCCGTCTGGGCTGGCGACCGGGAGCAGGGGCTGCATCTCGCTCGACAGATGCGTGCAGGCCAATGCTTCGTGAACGGCGGTGCCTTCAATTACCGGGCTCCTTTCGGCGGCTACAAGCAGTCCGGTAACGGTCGCGAGTGGGGTGAAGAAGGTCTGGCCGAGTTCGTGGAACACAAGGCCATCCAGCTCTGA
- a CDS encoding aspartate aminotransferase family protein, whose protein sequence is MSQSNILLAKKDVQHHLHPYTDARLHQDVGPLIIDRGEGVYVFDVEGKRYIEAMSGLWSVALGFSNERLVKAAEQQMRKLPFYHIFTHKGHGPSIELAEKLIEIAPVPMSKVFFTNSGSEANDTVVKMIWYRNNALGKPEKKKFISRLNAYHGITAVSASLTGLPVNQRGFDVPLPGFHHVSCPHFYRNGQPGETEEQFADRMAAELESVILREGPETIAAFYGEPLMGAGGVIVPPRTYWEKMQAVCRKYDILIVADEVICGFGRTGKMFGCETFGIQPDVMVISKQMSSSYQPIAAILINEKVFEGIADQSRALGTLGHGFTASGHPVASAVALENIKIIQEQNLVGHAAEMGELLRAKLAGFADHPMVGEVRGCGLIAAVELVTDRKTKAPFETVGRLGRFLAARAQAHGMITRPIGDSIAFCPPLISTKQEIQEIADIFGKAFEDTERWFSQGGK, encoded by the coding sequence ATGAGCCAATCAAATATTTTGCTTGCTAAAAAGGACGTACAACATCATCTCCATCCTTACACCGATGCACGCCTGCACCAGGACGTGGGTCCGCTGATCATTGATCGCGGTGAAGGTGTTTATGTCTTTGATGTCGAGGGTAAACGCTACATCGAGGCTATGTCTGGCCTGTGGAGTGTTGCGCTAGGTTTCAGCAATGAGCGCTTGGTTAAGGCTGCCGAGCAGCAAATGCGTAAGTTGCCCTTCTATCATATCTTTACCCATAAGGGACATGGTCCAAGTATCGAGCTTGCGGAGAAGCTGATAGAGATCGCTCCTGTGCCAATGAGTAAAGTGTTCTTCACAAACTCTGGCTCTGAAGCGAATGATACCGTCGTGAAAATGATCTGGTATCGAAACAATGCTCTTGGTAAGCCTGAGAAGAAAAAATTCATCAGCCGACTGAATGCATATCACGGCATCACCGCTGTTAGCGCCAGTCTGACAGGGCTTCCGGTTAATCAGCGTGGCTTTGATGTGCCGCTGCCTGGTTTTCATCATGTTAGTTGCCCGCATTTTTATCGTAATGGCCAACCAGGTGAAACTGAAGAGCAGTTTGCAGATCGTATGGCTGCTGAACTGGAGAGCGTCATTCTCCGAGAAGGACCGGAAACTATCGCTGCCTTCTACGGCGAGCCGCTTATGGGGGCGGGTGGTGTCATTGTGCCGCCGCGTACCTATTGGGAGAAGATGCAGGCTGTTTGCAGAAAATATGACATTTTGATCGTTGCGGACGAGGTTATCTGTGGCTTCGGTCGTACAGGAAAAATGTTTGGCTGCGAGACATTCGGGATCCAGCCTGATGTTATGGTTATCTCCAAACAGATGTCTTCTTCGTATCAACCGATCGCTGCAATCTTGATTAACGAGAAGGTATTTGAAGGTATCGCCGATCAGAGTCGTGCTCTTGGTACTCTGGGACACGGATTCACGGCTAGTGGCCATCCGGTCGCAAGCGCTGTTGCATTGGAGAATATTAAGATTATCCAAGAGCAAAATCTCGTTGGGCATGCTGCTGAAATGGGCGAGCTGCTACGAGCTAAGTTGGCGGGCTTCGCGGATCATCCGATGGTAGGTGAAGTGCGCGGGTGTGGCTTGATTGCTGCCGTGGAACTTGTCACAGATCGTAAAACTAAAGCTCCATTCGAAACCGTAGGTCGACTGGGTCGCTTCTTGGCCGCTCGTGCTCAGGCGCATGGCATGATTACGCGGCCTATCGGTGATTCGATCGCTTTCTGCCCACCTTTGATTTCGACGAAACAGGAAATCCAAGAGATAGCAGATATCTTTGGCAAAGCGTTTGAGGACACCGAACGCTGGTTCAGTCAAGGTGGCAAGTAA